The Candidatus Eisenbacteria bacterium genome contains the following window.
CCGACGCCGGATCGCCCTCGCTCGCCGCCCGTTCGAGGGCCGCGATCTCGGCCAGCAGTTCGGGCTCGGGCTTGGCGTGGAGATCCCAGGTCAGAATGCGCTCGTGGCGCGTCATGCGCGTGCGCTCGGCGTCGGAGTGGAGTTCCTCGTAGAGCTTCTCGCCGGGTCGCAGACCGGTGAACACGATCTCCATGTCCTCGCCTTCTCGCAGTCCCGCGAGCCGCACCAGCTGGCGCGCGAGATCGAGGATTCTCACCTGCTCGCCCATCTCGAGCAGGAACACTTCCCCGCCCTTGCCCATCGAAGCGGCCTGCAGCACCAGCCGCACCGCCTCGGGAATCGTCATGAAGAAGCGGCGCGCCTCGGGGTGCGTCACGGTGATCGGGCCGCCGCGCTCGATCTGGCGCCGGAACAGCGGGATCACCGAGCCGTCGCTGCCGAGCACGTTGCCGAAACGTACCGCCGAGAACTGCGTCTTGCTGCGCTGCTGGCGGCTCTGGAGGATCATCTCGCACACCCGCTTCGACGCTCCCATCACGCTGGTCGGATTGACCGCCTTGTCGGTCGAGATCAGCACGAATTTCTTGACCGCATTACGATCCGCGCAGTCGACCAGATTACGGGTGCCGACGATGTTGTTGCGCACTGCCTCGCGCGGATTGATCTCGAGCAGCGGAACGTGTTTGTGCGCAGCGGCGTGGAACACCACCGTCGGGGTGTGGCGCAGGAACACGCGCTCGAGACCCTCGGCGTCTTTGACGTCGGAGACGATCGGGTGGATCACGAGGCCCGGGTGCTGAGCCGCGAGCTCGTTGTGCACGTAGTAGAGCCCGTTCTCGGCATGATCGAGCAGCACCAGTTCCGCGGGTCCGAACCCCGCGACCTGGCGCGCGAGTTCGGAACCGATCGAGCCGCCGGCGCCGGTCACCAGGACGCGTTCGCCGCGCAGCAGGCCCGCGACCTGATCGAGGTCGAGGTGAACGGGCTCGCGTCCCAGCAGGTCCTCGATGCGAACGTCACGAATCTGCGACAACGTCGCGCGTCCGTGATGCACGTCGGAGAGTCCCGGAAGCGTCTTGATGCGAACGTTCGCCTCGCCGCAGAAGCGAGCGATTTCGCGCACCACCTTGGCGGGCATCTCGGGATCCGAAACCACCACCACCTCGGCGCGCTGCTCCGCGATCACGCTCGGCAGGTCCGCAATCGTGCCCCACACCTTGACGCCCTCGACCAGGTGTCCGGTCATGCGCGGGTCGTCGTCGATGAAGCCGACCGGTGTCAGCGTGTCGAGACCGGCCGGGCCGCGCCGCATCTCGTGGATGATGTGAACGCCGTGCGTATCCGCGCCGACCACCAGGGTCCGCAGCGCGTGCCCGGGCGGTGCGCCGAGGACGCGGTCGCGCGACAGGCGCCAGGCGAATCGAACTCCGCCGACCAGCAAAAGCTGCGCTCCCCACGTCAGGATGATGAGGCTGCGGGGGAAGTAGAGCGTGTCACTGAACACCATCACGAGCAGCATCGACACCGCCGACAACGTGACGCCCTTGAGAATCTGGAACAGCGTCACGGTGCTCGCGTAGCGCCACAGCCCCTGGAACAGCCCCGCCAGCGCGTAGCCGAGCAACGACAGAATCGTGAGCGTCGGAGCGATGCGCGCATAGCCCAGCCAGTAGCGCGCCGGCACTTCCCCCTCGAAACGCAGCAGCAGGGACCCGAGGTACGCCGCGTTGATGAGCGTGGCGTAGCCGATCACCAGCAGCACGTAGCGCGGCAGCCGTTTCAGGCGCACGCGCGGACCTCCCTCGGTCGCGGGGAGGCCGGGGGACTCGTGAGTTGCATGGCTCCCTCGTGCTCGAGCGATCCGCTGCGCGGCACGCACGAGTACGCACCAGCCGCGGCCGATCGGTCGCGATGGCGAGGTGAGTTTCGAGTTGAGGCTCCGTCGATACGGCCGTGGCGGTCCGCAGGCGTCACGGACCTCAGCCTCGTTCGACGGTTATCGGATGACCGGGCCCCGAACACCATCATGGCGTCGAGGTTGCGCTTCGTCGGGGCGATACTACGGGACCCCTAGCAGCGTGTCAATGCCATGCGCGAGAATGAGTTAGGGGGACGACTCGCGTGCATCTTGCACGCCGGAAGCGGATCGCGGCTGCCGCTCGCCAAACGCAATCGGCCCCGGTTCGAAACCGGGGCCGAGCGAACTGGTAGCGCTACGGGGATTCGAACCCCGGTTTGATGGCTGAGAACCATCCGTCCTAACCCCTAGACGATAGCGCCACGAAGGTCGGGGCCTCGCGAACGCGTCGGCACCCGCAATTGAAGTCGCCGAGGCCGAGGAGCGGCTCGACTGGCGACGTGGCGGGGTGGCTGCCCGGCAAGGATTCGAACCTCGACTAACTGGTCCAGAGCCAGTCGTGCTACCGTTACACCACCGGGCAAGTTCGCGAGGGGCGGGAATCTATCAGAGCGCGTTGCGGCTTGGCAAGGTCCGCCACAGCGTCGCAACTCGATGGGGCGAGCGGTCATCCGCCCTCGAATCCACTCAGGAGCCGGCGGCCGCGAGCGGACTGTTGCGCTCCCACTCGCCGGCGGCTTCCCGCAACCGCGTCACCGCTCGATCGCGACCCAGCAGCCACACCACCTCGAAGAAGCCGGGACTGACCTGCCCTCCGGTGAGCGCGATCCGTGCCGCCCCGATCAGATCCCCGAGCTTGAGCCCGCGCTCGGCGGCCAGGCTGCGAATCGCGGCTTCGAGACTCGTGAGCGAGAACTCGCCGTCGGCCTCGATGCGCAGCGACATCTCGCGCAGCCGCGGGCCGATCTTGGGCCGCTCGAGCACCGGCGTCCACGCACTCTCGTCACGAACCAGCGGATCTTCGAGGCAGAATGCGGCATAGCGCCGCGCGTCGGCGAGGGTCTTGAGCCGGTCGCCGATCGCGCGCACCAGCGTGAGCCGCCACTCCGGCGTGCGTGCCGACAGATCGTGACCCGACTGCGCGAGGAACTGCGTCACCCGCTCGACGCGGTCGGGCTCGCTCAGCCGTTTGAGGTGCTGGCCGTTCATCCACTCGAGTTTCTGAAGGTCGAAGATCGCTGGGTTCTTGCCGACACGCTCGAGGCGGAACAGCTGCTCGAGCTCCGCGAGCGTGAACAGCTCGCGCTCGCCGTCGTAAGACCACCCGAGCAACGCGAGGAAGTTCACCATCGCCTCGGGGATCATGCCGAGTTCCGCATAGGCGCCCACCGACGTCGCACCGTGTCGCTTCGAGAGCCGCGAGCCGTCGGCGCCGAGGATCATGGGAACGTGCGCGAACTGCGGGGCCGTCCAGCCGAACGCGTCGTAGAGCAATCGCTGACGCGGCGTATTCGAGATGTGGTCGTCGCCGCGCACCACATGGGTGATCTCCATCTCGTGGTCGTCGACGACGCACGCGTAGTTGTAGGTCGGCAGCCCGTCGGAACGCATCACCACGAAGTCCTCCAGCACCTCGTTGCGAAACTCCACGCGATCGCGCAGGACATCGTCCCAGGCGGTTTCTCCGTCGGTCGGGGTGGCGAACCGCCACGCCGCCGGCCGGCGAGACGCGAGTGCTTCGGCGCGTTCCGGGGCGGAAAGGCGGCGACAACGTCCGTCGTAGCGCGGACCGGCGCCACCCGCGAGCTGTTCGGCGCGACGCGCCTCGAGCTCCTCGGGGCTGCAGAAGCACGGATAGACGGCACTCGACGCCTCGAGCGTACGCAGATGGTGCTGATAGCGCTCGCGCCGTTCGGACTGGAAGTAGGGTCCGTGAGCGCCCTCTGCCCCCGGCCCCTCGTCCCACTCGAGCCCGAGCCACCGCAGCCCCGCGAAGATCGCCTGCACCGAATCGTCGGTCGAGCGCGCCGTGTCGGTGTCTTCGATGCGCAGGATGAAGCGCCCGCCGTTGGCGCGCGCGAACAGGTAGTTGTAGAGCGCGGTGCGGGCGCCCCCCACGTGCAGGGTGCCGGTCGGGCTCGGAGCGAATCGGACGCGGACGCTCATGGGGATTCGCCGGACTTTCGCAGGGGGTGAGGCTCGAATGACTGAAGCCGGCGCACCCTAGGAGGCGCCGGCTTCGGGGTCAAGGCTCGAGCGCGAGCGCTCGAGGATCAGGGCATCACGATCATCTTGCGCGACCGCAGCTCGCCGCCCAGTCGCAGGCGCACGAAGTAGACGCCCCCGCCGACGGGAGCACCCCGGTCCGAGCGACGGCGCCACTCGACGCGATGGACACCGGTACGCGCGAGTCCCGAGTCGAGCGTCGCGACGCGCCGACCCGTGAGATCGAAGACCGCGAGTTCGAACGCCTGGTGGTTCGCCGCCGGCGGAACCGCATACGAAATCCAGGTGCCGTCGCGCATCGGACTCGGCGAAGGCGGTCCGAGCTCGAC
Protein-coding sequences here:
- a CDS encoding polysaccharide biosynthesis protein, with translation MRLKRLPRYVLLVIGYATLINAAYLGSLLLRFEGEVPARYWLGYARIAPTLTILSLLGYALAGLFQGLWRYASTVTLFQILKGVTLSAVSMLLVMVFSDTLYFPRSLIILTWGAQLLLVGGVRFAWRLSRDRVLGAPPGHALRTLVVGADTHGVHIIHEMRRGPAGLDTLTPVGFIDDDPRMTGHLVEGVKVWGTIADLPSVIAEQRAEVVVVSDPEMPAKVVREIARFCGEANVRIKTLPGLSDVHHGRATLSQIRDVRIEDLLGREPVHLDLDQVAGLLRGERVLVTGAGGSIGSELARQVAGFGPAELVLLDHAENGLYYVHNELAAQHPGLVIHPIVSDVKDAEGLERVFLRHTPTVVFHAAAHKHVPLLEINPREAVRNNIVGTRNLVDCADRNAVKKFVLISTDKAVNPTSVMGASKRVCEMILQSRQQRSKTQFSAVRFGNVLGSDGSVIPLFRRQIERGGPITVTHPEARRFFMTIPEAVRLVLQAASMGKGGEVFLLEMGEQVRILDLARQLVRLAGLREGEDMEIVFTGLRPGEKLYEELHSDAERTRMTRHERILTWDLHAKPEPELLAEIAALERAASEGDPASVKQALHRIVPEYVEPHHAPMERVPATPVVELPASIGLVSAAERRSTDWRGAARATVESGVACVLLAASTPLWILMWLEARRRGEREILISESRVGRSRRLGPRRGGPTAARIDRRVSDRRTQNLLGQPFPCWRFRSDLGPISRALTHRRLDKVPFLLNVLRGEMTLVGPNPEREENVLRWQQVVPDYARRFSVPPGITGLAQVAGCDRPGVEGAVRRVHYDLYYLDNRSLLLDLRTLWRTAEIVLRRPRSSGPEAVALEGPADPHGNDTAPVRAAESGSIAKGVIR
- a CDS encoding glutamate--tRNA ligase; its protein translation is MSVRVRFAPSPTGTLHVGGARTALYNYLFARANGGRFILRIEDTDTARSTDDSVQAIFAGLRWLGLEWDEGPGAEGAHGPYFQSERRERYQHHLRTLEASSAVYPCFCSPEELEARRAEQLAGGAGPRYDGRCRRLSAPERAEALASRRPAAWRFATPTDGETAWDDVLRDRVEFRNEVLEDFVVMRSDGLPTYNYACVVDDHEMEITHVVRGDDHISNTPRQRLLYDAFGWTAPQFAHVPMILGADGSRLSKRHGATSVGAYAELGMIPEAMVNFLALLGWSYDGERELFTLAELEQLFRLERVGKNPAIFDLQKLEWMNGQHLKRLSEPDRVERVTQFLAQSGHDLSARTPEWRLTLVRAIGDRLKTLADARRYAAFCLEDPLVRDESAWTPVLERPKIGPRLREMSLRIEADGEFSLTSLEAAIRSLAAERGLKLGDLIGAARIALTGGQVSPGFFEVVWLLGRDRAVTRLREAAGEWERNSPLAAAGS